The Pseudalkalibacillus hwajinpoensis nucleotide sequence AAATCAGGAACAGGATGGCCTAGCTTCACAAAGCCCCTTGTACCTGAGAACATTGTAGAGAAAGAGGATAAAAGCTGGTTTACGGTTAGGACGGAAGTAAGAAGTAAGAACGCTGACTCTCATTTAGGTCACGTGTTTGAAGATGGCCCTGAACCAACAGGTCTCCGCTATTGCTTAAACTCTGCAGCGCTTGATTTTATTCCAAAAGACGAAATGAAAGAAAAGGGTTACGGAGAATATTTGGATGAATTTGAAGAAGGGGCAGAATCCTAATGGATTCTGCTTTTTTTGTTCATGATAGAAGAATAAGAGTAGTTGAATAAGATTTCTACATTGAATACATACACTAAGGGGTATATAATACATATCATGTGAGGTGAATAAGGGTGGAAAATAAAAAGGCAGATGGACGTGTGCAACAGTTATTAGCGAATGAGCGCACGTTTCTAGCATGGGTTCGAACTTCTATTGCGATCATTGGTATTGGTTTTCTAACAGCAAGCTTACATTTTACTAGAGCTGCTGGAGAGAGAGCTGATGATCAGGTCGCCGTGTTCATTAGTTTCTCATCTTTATTTTTTGGATTATTAACGATCGCCGGAGGAGCGGTGCAGTTCTACCGAACGAAAAAACGCATTATGAAATTTGAGGTTCCTTCTTCTTCATGGATTGTTGTGTTTCTTCTTATAGTAGTGTTGTTAATGATTGCACTGATCGCCACGTATTTTATTATTCAAATCAATTGGTATTCTTAAAACCAGGGTGTTGACATTTCATACAGGTGCGTTATAATACCCCTATAGGTATTAAAAAACACAAACGAATTCGATTTACAGATAAATTTTTTTACTTGATTTTATACCCCGCAGGGTATAAGGTGAGGAGGAAATGCAATGCAATACGATAAAGCAGTTATGAATCGATTGAAGCGAATTGAAGGACAAATTCGCGGTGTTATCCAGATGATGGAACAAGAGAAAAGCTGTGAAGACATTGTAAATCAGCTTTCTGCCACTCGTTCTGGTATCGATCGTTCGATTGGATTAATTGTAAGTTCAAATCTTGAACAGTGTCTTCACCAACAGATTGAACAGGGAGAATCTACTGATGATGTTGTGAAGGAAGCTGTTAATCTTTTAGTAAGAAGTCGATAATAAAAAAATTTAACACATTATATACCCCTAGGTGTATAAGAGGAGGAAATAGAATGAGTGAACAAAAGAAAACAACGATTGTCCTATTTAGTGGAGATTACGACAAAGCAATGGCTGCCTACATTATCGCGAATGGTGCCGCCGCATATGACCATGAGGTAACCATTTTCCATACATTCTGGGGGTTAAACGCTCTTAGGAAAGATCAGCAAGTTGAAGTCAATAAAGGGTTCCTAGAGAAAATGTTTGGCAAAATGATGCCCCGCGGTGCTGATAAAATGGGTCTTTCAAAAATGAACTATGGTGGAATGGGTAAGAAGATGATTAAGAACGTCATTAAGAAGCACAATGTAACAGAACTTCCGCAGCTGATTGAGCTTGCGCAAGAACAGGAAGTGAAGCTCGTTGCTTGTACGATGACAATGGATCTTTTAGGTCTTCAAAAGGATGAGCTGCTAGAAGAAATCGAGTATGCAGGTGTTGCTGCATATCTAGGCGACGCTGAAGATGGTAACGTCAATCTCTTCATTTAAGGAGCGAAAAGAATGGAACTTTTGCTAATAGCTGTCATTGTGATAGCTGGATGGTTCATTTATAAAAAGGTAGGACCAGGAAAAGGTGTAACAACGATCACCTCTGAAGAAGCAAAAAGGAAGTTTGGCGATCGCAATGTTCAATTTATTGATGTTCGTACACCTGGTGAATATAAAGGTCAAAAAGTGAAGCAATTTAAAAATATGCCGCTCAACGAACTTAGCAAACGCACAAAAGAACTGGATCCTAATAAAGAAGTCGTCGTGATTTGTCAAAGTGGAATGAGAAGTTCAAAAGCTTGCGGAGAATTGAAGAGACAAGGATTCACGGCTGTATCGAATGTTCGCGGCGGAATGAATATGTGGAAATAGGGGGAATTAGAATGTCTGGTTATGTAAAAGATGTAACGCCAACTGAAGTGAATAACATGTTGAAGGAAAATAAATCAATTAGTATTGTCGATGTTCGCGGACCAGAAGAGGTGGCAGAAGGAAAGATTCCTGGTGCCTACAATCTACCGGTTAATGAATTACAGGGAAGAATGAATGAGCTTGATAAGGATACGGAGCATATTATCGTCTGCCGATCAGGTGGCAGAAGCAGCATGGCTTCTATGGTTCTAAAATCAAACGGGTATTCCGTGTTAAATATGACAGGCGGCATGCTTGAATGGACTGGAGAAACAGAATAACGACTACAGGAGGTAGACTAATGATACAAACTGATCACGTACTCGATGCAAAGGGCCTAGCGTGCCCGATGCCAATTGTGAAAACGAAGAAAATGATGAAGGATCTTGAATCAGGAGTCGTTCTTGAAATTCTAGCAACAGATAAAGGATCAAAAGCAGATCTTAAGGCATGGGCTGACAAAGTAGGGCATCACTATCTTGGAACAATTGAAGAAGGTGACGTTTTGAAACATTATCTTCGTAAGGCTTCAGATGGTGAGACGACACTTGAGCAGAGTCATCCACATGTGATTTCAAATGCAGATCTTACAGCTAAACTCTCAGATGATGAAATGACGATCGTTGACGTAAGAGAACCAGCAGAATATGCGTTCAGTCACCTTCCAAATGCGATTTCTTTGCCACTTGGCGATTTAGATAACCGTATGGCAGAGTTAGATAAAGGGAAGAAGATTTATGTAGTTTGTCGTACAGGTACAAGAAGCGATCTTGCGGCTCAAAAGTTATCTGAAAATGGCTATGATGTGATCAATGTTGTGCCAGGAATGTCCGAGTGGGATGGTCCTACTACATCTGATCTTTAGAAGATAAAAGGGCGGGGATTTTTTCCCCGCGTACAACTTAATTTTTTTTGGAATCATAAATACGGATGGGGGTATATGAGGTGGATTTGAAACAAAAACATGCAAGTGAAGTAGCAAAAAAAGTGATTAATAAGCAAGAGCTTTTTATTCTCGATGTAAGAAATGAAGAAGCTTATGGCGATTGGAAAATCGAAGGAGAATCTGTTACGTCTATGAATGTTCCTTACTTCGATTTAATTGACGGCGTTGAAGAGATCCTGCCAAAGCTTCCAAAGGATAAAGAAATTCTAGTTGTATGTGCAAAAGAAGGTTCTTCGATCTTTGTAGGTGAAGAACTCGTTGAAGCGGGAATGG carries:
- a CDS encoding metal-sensitive transcriptional regulator; this translates as MQYDKAVMNRLKRIEGQIRGVIQMMEQEKSCEDIVNQLSATRSGIDRSIGLIVSSNLEQCLHQQIEQGESTDDVVKEAVNLLVRSR
- a CDS encoding DsrE/DsrF/DrsH-like family protein, translating into MSEQKKTTIVLFSGDYDKAMAAYIIANGAAAYDHEVTIFHTFWGLNALRKDQQVEVNKGFLEKMFGKMMPRGADKMGLSKMNYGGMGKKMIKNVIKKHNVTELPQLIELAQEQEVKLVACTMTMDLLGLQKDELLEEIEYAGVAAYLGDAEDGNVNLFI
- a CDS encoding YidH family protein; amino-acid sequence: MENKKADGRVQQLLANERTFLAWVRTSIAIIGIGFLTASLHFTRAAGERADDQVAVFISFSSLFFGLLTIAGGAVQFYRTKKRIMKFEVPSSSWIVVFLLIVVLLMIALIATYFIIQINWYS
- a CDS encoding sulfurtransferase TusA family protein, which codes for MIQTDHVLDAKGLACPMPIVKTKKMMKDLESGVVLEILATDKGSKADLKAWADKVGHHYLGTIEEGDVLKHYLRKASDGETTLEQSHPHVISNADLTAKLSDDEMTIVDVREPAEYAFSHLPNAISLPLGDLDNRMAELDKGKKIYVVCRTGTRSDLAAQKLSENGYDVINVVPGMSEWDGPTTSDL
- a CDS encoding rhodanese-like domain-containing protein, producing the protein MSGYVKDVTPTEVNNMLKENKSISIVDVRGPEEVAEGKIPGAYNLPVNELQGRMNELDKDTEHIIVCRSGGRSSMASMVLKSNGYSVLNMTGGMLEWTGETE
- a CDS encoding rhodanese-like domain-containing protein — encoded protein: MELLLIAVIVIAGWFIYKKVGPGKGVTTITSEEAKRKFGDRNVQFIDVRTPGEYKGQKVKQFKNMPLNELSKRTKELDPNKEVVVICQSGMRSSKACGELKRQGFTAVSNVRGGMNMWK